The DNA sequence AGCCCCTGTAGTCCGGATGACATGTTACTCAAAGATTTAAATCCTTGTTTGACACCGTACTACGCTAAAACAAGATCCAAGGTATCCGTCTTTAGGTCTCGGTTTTCAAATGTGCCTCTTATAGAGTTCATGATTTTTTTCCTTCCCCAAACATCCATCACTACGATGGGTTTTTAATTGAGAAGTTTCATCTTTTACAGGAATTTGAGGGAATGGGATATGATTCTCCTCAACCGCAAAATGAAAGCTTATCTGAAAACAAAATGAAATTTGGATTCAATTCCTTTAGCAAGAAGTTTTCCAGAAGTTCTGATTATTGCCAAAGTTCCAAAACAGAAAACACAATAAATCGAGCTGCTCGTAGATCGGATGAAACTAAACTCACCTATGGAAAACAAAAGCACCATAAACTTTTTTGAATTGTGTAATTTTTGCTGTTGATCTCACCTGTTGGGTTTTTACATTAGATTTCTCAAGTTTTGCCTGTAATTCAGTCAGCATGTGGTATCATGCACTATTATAAGATGAACAATAGAAAATTCCAAGTCTATACCATAATTGAAAGGGCTTGTATGTTCTTAAAAGCACTTGCTGGTTGTACATGCTGAGCTATGAATAAgtccaatatttttcttttcagtGAAAAAGATTGCATCATTGTTCCCTAATGAATTTTCGCTCTTTAGGATTTTTTAATAGTTATTATTATAATACAGGATGAAAACATGGATATTCAACACCAATTTTACTCTCGTGAACAAGTGAGTCGATAAATTTGACTATTGATTAACATTTATTACTAAGTTCTCATTCTTTTTGAACTTATCGTTTTATTTCACAAGGGGAGCAAAATATTCCCAAAAAAAGAGGCATCGCCATTTATTTATTACACAAGATAGCTACAACTTTTAACTGGAGTTTATAACATGGTATTTAACTATGCTTAACGCATAGTATAGTACAACAAACAAGTACAAGACTTCCATGTTTCATGCGAAGCCATTTCCCTTAAGCCATGCCACCGCTTGTAGCTGTTCTAATTATCTGGAACAAGGCTGCAaatcaagaagaaaaagaaagcaAATATCAGTTTTAAGTGGCAAAAAAAGAAGAGGTACAACAATATTAACAAAATGAATCATGAATATACATTGCCTCTATGTGGAAAGTATGCCTTCGCTTCACAATGAGTAACAAAATCAATATGACATGACAGAGGATAGAACAAAGAAACTCACACAACCTTCCCTTATCGAATGACATGACATGTCTTAGTGTTCATCATTATTCAATCATGTTCCGAAACAATAATTTATACCCATAAAAGGCCAAAGGTCAAGACATGATATTTTGTCCCACACACTAATTAAATGACAAACAAATACAGCACAATTATACTTATTAGCCAGCCACGAACACGAATTTGTCAAATAATCAGAGAGAAATGAGAAAATGTCATATAGTTAGAGGGTGCATACATGATCCGATCACCACGAACACGAAGAAACCGAGGAGAATTGGGCCAACTGGGTAGTCATTTCCTTTCTTTGTAGAGGTCTCAGGAACTGCTCCCCTCTTTGTAATGTTCTTCTGGAACTTGGCAACTTTCTTATCAGCAAGGCGCTTTGAGGTAGTCTGTCAAAGTAAAACAGCAAAGGACATAAATTTCTACATATATATcctcaaaaattaaattttcaagcAAATCATCCAACTAAGAACACAACCCAAGGGCAATTAACAAACATATATGATCAAATGATTACAATTTACAAATTACGATTTATCAATCtaaatatacatgtaaattttttaattcaaatttatCCATAATacccaataaaataaaataaataaataaaggttTTCTTCATCATGATTTCCATAATCCGATCTAAGCAACGAAACATCTTTACCCAAAaagagttcttttttttttttcctttaataaataaaaaaacagaaaCTTTCCCAAAGATTAACAACGAAAACCCAGACTAATTTACCCGCATAgattcaagaaaaaaattgcGAAAATGATTCTCGAAAAGTTcatactattaaaaaaaaatgttgtttgataaaaaaatttagaatagGTAAATCTACACTCCTGCATGCAACAAAGGGAAAAGAAAAGTAAGGAAAAGAACGAAGATTATTAAAGGTACGAACAGAAACCTAATCGAATATGATCGGAGCATGAATTAAGGAAAAGAGGGGGCAATTTTATATAACAGAGataaatgtaaaatataatcaaaGATCGTATGGAAAAAGTTGCTTACCATTGTAGCGATTTCGGggtgaaaagaaagaaagagaaggaAGAAAGGAGGAGGGGTTGTACAATTTCTTCGATTTGGTTTGGTTCTGCAAATAAAAGTCAAATGAGAAAATTGCCGTTAATGGCTATAAATACGaagacaaaataaattaaattaagaaaagatGGAGACGAAACGTGCCATTTAGACAAAATCTTGAaccctattttattatttttagattagaTTACTCAGCAATCCGACCAAACAAGTAAATGACTGTTATATCCAGGcaacaaatttaaaataaaaaaaaaaaaaaaaaaaagggtagcAGAGAGTAGAGGTGGAGCCAGAGCCTGTAGCACCACGCAAACCACGCCCAATATTTTCACCTTCTCGTCCGTGCACGGAGCGGAGCTTACAAGGTCAAGAAGCTCACCCAACTACCATATATTATAGGCATGATAATTTTGTGTCGTACTCAAATTTGTCCCTCGTACTTGCCTATTTTTCTTAAACAAATTAGTTCATTTTCAATACTGAGGCTTGAATTCATactttactatttttatttttatttttattttttttaataattattaaacaatgcgtatattttataactttagttatatttataaattttttcaataatattttacaataatcacataaaaaaataaataacattattagaatttaaatattaacttataaatatttaaatttttatattacattctataaataaatttacttttacatattttaatagcttttaccataattataatattaatattataatatcacccatattgttttaaaaaatatccgTATTTATAACACtaattacattaatatttaCTTAGTAATTGTGATAAAACttaacaaaaatatcatttataaaattattataaatatataatgtaatgtaaaaatttaagctaaaataaaaaaaaaattaataaattattttgaataatatttcGTAGTAGTGATTTAAAAGCATCTCCAATAGAGTTCTAAAAGTATTATGCATAGAAATATTTTAGTCAATCTTCATAAAAGTAAACTCCAATAGTGTCTAAATTTAGCACATGTTAAAAATTGTGCCaaattttaatacaaaatataataCAGATCAAATTTTACCtcacaataaatattatttttttaacatgtTATTTATACATTTGTTAGGTGTTATATGACGTTATATTTGAGTCATGTTTTTAAGttcttttaattagttttatttcatTTGGTACACTTTTATGCTTTAGTTTGCTcgtgtttttaaattttgtgaaTGAGGAAGATTTAGAGGGGTAAGagtaaaattaattgaaaattgaagaaaaatgtTAATTTTAGTGTCCGTGTGCTTAAAGCAGAGTTTTTGAAGGTTTTGAGAAAACTTGGTTGAAGCTCGGGACTTGAAAGAAGATTTTTGAAGGACTTAAGATTGAGCCATGACTTAGTAAAAGTCATGTGGTGGCCCAAAAAGGCAGAAGAATTGGTATTTTGGTCTTGGACACAGACCACTATATTTGGATGAAATGTTATGACATGGAAACTTTTCTTGCCCAAAAATATTGACACGAATTGCAATATTGAGGAAGACATGCTACGACCCATCTCCTCAAAGTGGTACCAGgtgttgctatatttttaaacactacgcaagtatacgcaatcaagtagtaaatct is a window from the Cannabis sativa cultivar Pink pepper isolate KNU-18-1 chromosome 1, ASM2916894v1, whole genome shotgun sequence genome containing:
- the LOC115707301 gene encoding uncharacterized protein LOC115707301 — its product is MTTSKRLADKKVAKFQKNITKRGAVPETSTKKGNDYPVGPILLGFFVFVVIGSSLFQIIRTATSGGMA